The window ATACAGGTCGCGGAACCCCTCACGGTCCCTCGTGCGCGCGAACTCGATATCGTAGATGTCCGCGGACCCCTCGAAATCCAGTCCGTGCGGCGTCCGGAACCACTCCTCGAAGGTGTCGTGGTCCTCGATTGGGAGCAGGCGGAAGATGCCGCCCCCATCGTTGTTGATACAGACAATAGTTGCGTCGACGTCACAGCGCGAGACCGCCAGCAGGCCGTTCATGTCGTGGTAGTACGCGAGGTCTCCCAACACGGCTATCAGCGGGTCGTCAGTTCCGGACCCGGCACCAAGAGCGGTCGATACGATGCCGTCGATGCCCGACGCGCCGCGGTTTCCGAGGACGGTCAGATTCGCTTCACGCGGCCGGGCGAATCGGTCGAAATCCCGGACGGGCATCGAGTTCGAGACGAAAACCGTCGCCGGGTCCGGCGCCAGTTTTGCGATGTCAGCAAGCACAGCACCCTCCTCAGGTTCGTTCCCTTCGACCACACCCCAGTAGTCGGCTTCGGCCTCGCGGAAACGTTCGCTATAGGCGCCCGGTTCGCGGCCGACCGCACTCGCCAACTCCGTCGCCAGTCGCGTTTCGTCGGCCACCACGAGGTCCGTCGCCGTGAACGTCGCCTCGCGCCACCCGCCGGCCGGGTCGACGACGAACTGCCGGGCACCCGAGTCACGGAGGTACTGTCGCAGCGGTTTCGAGGTCGGTGAAGCGCCGAACCGGAGAACGACGTCCGGCGACTCCTCGATAGCGCCGATATACGAATCGTAGCCGCCGCAAATCGGCGTCTCGGCCATCCCCAGATGAGCGCCGAACCGCTGGCCCGAAAGCGGGTCCGCGAGTACCGGAAAGCCCGTCTCGCGTGCGAGGCCGAGCAGGGCATCGCGGGCCGGCGTCGGACGGTTGGCCGGTCCACAGACGATGAGTCCCGAGGTAGCGTCCTCGATTGCGTCGGCCATCGTTCGCCGGTCGGTCTTCGAGAGGCCAGCGCGGCCCTGCGTGACGTCGACGAACGGTCCGTCACGGCCCTCGATGGCGAGGGGATGCTCCGCGGCAAAATCGTCGGACACGGTCGCATCGGGGACTGCCTCGGAGAGGTCCGCCGCGCGGGCGCCCGGTTCCAGCGGCTTTCGGAGCGGGACGTTCAGGTGGACCGGACCGGGTTCGGTGCCAGTCGCCGTTCCGACGGCCCGACAGAGCGTCGTCCGCAACGAGCGGAGTTTTCGGTCGGCAGCCTCGGGTTCGGGGAGCGTCCGATAGTCCCGAACCGCATCGCCGTAGATGTCGTGCTGGTCGATGGTCTGGTTGGCACCGCTGTCCTGCAGTTCGGGTGGCCGGTCGGCCGTCAACAGCAGCATCGGGACGCGGGCCTGATTGGCCTCGACGACGGCCGGATGGAAGTTTGCCAGCGCGGTTCCGGAGGTACAAATCAGGGGGACGGGGTCGCCGGTCCGTTTCGCTCGGCCAAGCGCAAAGAAGGCCGCCGACCGCTCGTCGAGCAGCGACAGCGCCTCGATATCGGGGTGTTCCGCGAAGGCGACCGTTAGCGGCGTCGACCGACTTCCGGGCGCAAGTACGGCCGTCTCGATGCCCGCCTTCGCCAGTTCGCCCGCAATTATTTCGGCCCAGAGGCTGTTGACGTTCCGGGCCATTACTCCAGTTCGTCCAGAATCGGCCGATATTTCAACTGTACCTCGTCCCACTCGCGGTCCGGGTCCGAATCCGCGACGATGCCGACGCCCGCAAACAGTGTCGCCATGTCGCCGCGGGCAACCGCCGAACGAATGGCGACCGAAAACGAGCCGTAGCCTGCGGCGTCGAACCAGCCGACGGGGGCGGCATACCAGCCGCGCTCGAAGGGTTCGGTATCCCGAATCGTCCGCAGCGCCTCGTTCGGGGGGAGGCCGCCGACGGCGGGCGTCGGATGCAGCGCCTCCACCAGCGTCAGAACGTGTTCGTCGTCCGCCAGTTCGGCCGTAATCGGCGTCTCGATGTGCTGGACCGTCGCCAAGCGCCGGATGCGGCGCTGGCCGGTCTGGATGGCCGCGGCGTAGGGGTCCAACTGCTCGCGGATGGCGTCGGCGACCAGTTCGTGTTCGTGGACGTTCTTGTCGTCGGCCAGCAGTTCCTCGGCGAGCCACTCGTCTTCCTCGGGAGTGTCACCACGGCCAGTCGTCCCCGCGAGCGCGCCGGTCTCGACCGTCCGACCGCGGAGGCCGACCAACTGCTCGGGCGTCGCACCGAAGAAGCCGGCACTCCCGTCGTCGGGTTCGAAAAGGAATCGGAAACAATCCGGGTAGGTGTCGCCGAGTCGGGCCAGCACGTCCGGCAGCGAGAGCGGTCGTTCCAGCGACGCCTCCAGCGCCTGTGCGAGGACGACCTTCCGGAGTTCGCCGGCCTCGATGCGGTCAGTCGCCGCGGTGACACTCTCGCGCCATTCGCCCTTCGAGGTGGTCCGCTCGCGGGCGCGAACCCCCGGCGGGTCGGTGCCCTCGCCGGCCGGTGGGAGCGAGGCGAGGTCCTCCTCGGCGGCCTCGAGTCGCTGCTCGACGGCGTCGGGGTCGGCATCGACCGCGTTGACGGTGAGCCACGCGCCGTCGTCGGTGTAGGTGAGTTGGATGCGCGGCAGGACGAACCCCGCGCCCGGGTAGCCCGCCCACGGGTCGTCGCCGGTGTGTTCGTCGTGAAACGCGAAGCCGCCGAAAAACCGAGGGCGGGCCGCGAGCGCGCCAGCGTGGACGTCCCCGACGGCGAACAGGTCAGCGGCCGATTCCCGGACGGCCCGAAAACGGTCGGGGCCGTCGGCGGTTATCGTCGCCGCCGTTCCGCTGCCGACGACCGTCGCCTCGTCGGGCGCCGCCCAGAAGGTCCGGGGGGCGTCCGCCGCCGCAAGCGCCGCCTTCGGCTCTGGCGCCGCGGGCAGTCGCATCGACCGGCTGACGAGCCCCGCCGAGGACGGGGCGGCCTCCTCGCTCCGCAACGGTTCCATTACCACCGTCTTGGGACCCCACCGTTTTAGGTTACCCGTTCAGGGACGGCGCCATAGAAGAGCCGACTTACAGTTTCGATTCCGCGTCGTCCGCGAGTTCCTGCATCCGCTTGCCGATACGGCCGGCATCCGAGAACTCGTCTTCGCTCATCACGTTCGCCAGGGCGTTTCCGAGGACGAACACCGCGTGTTTGTGTTCACTTTTGGACTTGTGAACGTCGTCCGGCGTCACGTCCAGACCTTCGTAGGCGTCGAAAATCGAGCTATCGACGCTGTCCATGTCCTGAAAGTGTTCCATAATCGACACCATCTTGGCGTGCAGCTCCAGAAGCTCGTCTTTGTGCATATTCGTGGGTACTGGAAGACGGCGTTTAACGCTTGCGCGGCAACGCGGCACACACCAGCACGCGGATACCGAACTGTACGTACGAGTACAGCGCAGCCGCTAGACGGGCGACAAGCCGGAAAAACGGGTTAGAAGACGTACTCGTCGTCGTGGCCCATCATACCGTCTTCTTCGAGACCGGGGTCTTCGTCCTCCATCGGACCGCTCGTCTTGTAGGCTCGAAGACCGGTCGAGAGTAACTCTTCGATTGCTTCCTCCCGGTTTACGAATTCGCCCTTCTCTACGAGCTGGGCGATCTGCATCTCCAGATGCTCCGGGATAGTCAGGTGTACCTTCGGCATCGGAACGTTGGAAGCTTCGGGGATGGGGTATTTAACGTTGACGGGCTTTTTTTGCCGCGAGCAAATTCAACCCTCGGTGACCGAAAGTATCTTTTGTGAACCGTTCACTCCCGTTGCCCGCGAGAGGTGCCAACCCCGAACGACAGGCCTACCTGTTTTCGACTCGAATCGCCGGCCATGAAGGACGTTACGGACCTCCACCGGGAGTTCGACGGCAAACGCCTCCCGCCCGGCCAGCGGGAAACCAGTCGCTTTCCCGTCCTCTCGAAGGGCGAGACGCCATCGGTGCCGACCGACTGGACCTTCGACGTCTGGGGAGCCGTCGACGACGAACTCGCCCTCTCCTTCGCGGAGTTCAAAGACCTCCCCAGCGAAACACAGACGCAGGATTTCCACTGTGTAACCGGCTGGTCCCGCTTCGATTGTGAGTTCCGCGGCGTCACCTTCCCCACGCTCGCCGAGCACGCCGGGGTCACCGACGACGCCGTCCACGTCATGTTCCACGCCCACGACAGCTACACTACGAACCTCCCACTCGAAGACTGCATGCGCGAGGAGGTCCTCTTCACCTGGGAACTCGACGGCGAACCACTCCCCGCCGAACACGGCGGCCCCATGCGCGTCGTCACGCCACACAAATACGCCTACAAGGGCGCCAAGTGGGTCTCCGGCGTCGAGTTCCTCACCGAACCCGAACGCGGCTACTGGGAGAAGCGCGGGTATTCGAATACGGCGAATCCGTGGGAAGAACAGAGATACGCATAGCCACTTTTTGCACGCTCCGGCGGCCTGGCGCGCTACGGCGCCAGACCCGCCTCCGCAGTCATCAGATTCCCGCGGGAATCTGATGGGCAATCAGACCGCTTCGCGGTCTGATGACGGCAAAAACATGGGGAAAATATGCGCGACTCGCTTCGCTCGTCTTCCAACGCTCTCGTTCGCTGCGCTCACGAGACCTTCGGACGCCCCCTCGGAGGATGCTATCCCTATTGATTTTATAATCAAGCTACGCCCGTCCGCCCCCACGCTTTTCGTCGCGCCGGACGCTGGTTCGCACATGTCGAACGACGAGTCGGCCTCTATTGCCGTCGTCGGGTCCTACAACCACGACATGTCCGTG of the Natronomonas halophila genome contains:
- the menD gene encoding 2-succinyl-5-enolpyruvyl-6-hydroxy-3-cyclohexene-1-carboxylic-acid synthase; translated protein: MARNVNSLWAEIIAGELAKAGIETAVLAPGSRSTPLTVAFAEHPDIEALSLLDERSAAFFALGRAKRTGDPVPLICTSGTALANFHPAVVEANQARVPMLLLTADRPPELQDSGANQTIDQHDIYGDAVRDYRTLPEPEAADRKLRSLRTTLCRAVGTATGTEPGPVHLNVPLRKPLEPGARAADLSEAVPDATVSDDFAAEHPLAIEGRDGPFVDVTQGRAGLSKTDRRTMADAIEDATSGLIVCGPANRPTPARDALLGLARETGFPVLADPLSGQRFGAHLGMAETPICGGYDSYIGAIEESPDVVLRFGASPTSKPLRQYLRDSGARQFVVDPAGGWREATFTATDLVVADETRLATELASAVGREPGAYSERFREAEADYWGVVEGNEPEEGAVLADIAKLAPDPATVFVSNSMPVRDFDRFARPREANLTVLGNRGASGIDGIVSTALGAGSGTDDPLIAVLGDLAYYHDMNGLLAVSRCDVDATIVCINNDGGGIFRLLPIEDHDTFEEWFRTPHGLDFEGSADIYDIEFARTRDREGFRDLYTESVGSEGTQVIEVVTDSERSHEERQALQERVLAELS
- a CDS encoding isochorismate synthase; this encodes MEPLRSEEAAPSSAGLVSRSMRLPAAPEPKAALAAADAPRTFWAAPDEATVVGSGTAATITADGPDRFRAVRESAADLFAVGDVHAGALAARPRFFGGFAFHDEHTGDDPWAGYPGAGFVLPRIQLTYTDDGAWLTVNAVDADPDAVEQRLEAAEEDLASLPPAGEGTDPPGVRARERTTSKGEWRESVTAATDRIEAGELRKVVLAQALEASLERPLSLPDVLARLGDTYPDCFRFLFEPDDGSAGFFGATPEQLVGLRGRTVETGALAGTTGRGDTPEEDEWLAEELLADDKNVHEHELVADAIREQLDPYAAAIQTGQRRIRRLATVQHIETPITAELADDEHVLTLVEALHPTPAVGGLPPNEALRTIRDTEPFERGWYAAPVGWFDAAGYGSFSVAIRSAVARGDMATLFAGVGIVADSDPDREWDEVQLKYRPILDELE
- a CDS encoding UPF0058 family protein produces the protein MHKDELLELHAKMVSIMEHFQDMDSVDSSIFDAYEGLDVTPDDVHKSKSEHKHAVFVLGNALANVMSEDEFSDAGRIGKRMQELADDAESKL
- a CDS encoding ribbon-helix-helix domain-containing protein; this translates as MPKVHLTIPEHLEMQIAQLVEKGEFVNREEAIEELLSTGLRAYKTSGPMEDEDPGLEEDGMMGHDDEYVF
- a CDS encoding sulfite oxidase-like oxidoreductase, whose translation is MKDVTDLHREFDGKRLPPGQRETSRFPVLSKGETPSVPTDWTFDVWGAVDDELALSFAEFKDLPSETQTQDFHCVTGWSRFDCEFRGVTFPTLAEHAGVTDDAVHVMFHAHDSYTTNLPLEDCMREEVLFTWELDGEPLPAEHGGPMRVVTPHKYAYKGAKWVSGVEFLTEPERGYWEKRGYSNTANPWEEQRYA